A stretch of the Pseudomonas sp. ACM7 genome encodes the following:
- a CDS encoding OmpA family protein yields MSSNKTLALALCFAITGCAQTPQNDSDGGSWWPFGSSDKVAAKTPAPAPLKPAATAPVAKTESASHWYWPFGSDDSADKTPAKPEVKPEVKPEAKPAAVAKAEADAGGKWWWPFGGKEQSTAKAVPMPDPKVTQAWLDDYEPRLREAIKGSNLQLERRENVLVVTAPVEGSFNPDRPAMLLPVTLGPFTRVAKILEVDPKTAVLVLGHSDTSGSAPANVKLSQERAQAVAAIFRLSGLQRDRLMLRGMGGEAPRAANDSNEGRALNRRVELLVTPQNTMVALLSKYNMPAPAPVSQVAAKDIKPVATPVTPAPAAKKAAVPAAKKAPAKKAAAKKAPAKTATPAKKTAPAKAAADSKKVTAAAPDADATKK; encoded by the coding sequence ATGTCTTCCAATAAAACCCTCGCTTTGGCCCTGTGCTTCGCTATTACCGGTTGCGCACAAACTCCACAAAATGACTCGGATGGCGGCAGCTGGTGGCCGTTCGGTTCCTCCGACAAAGTCGCTGCTAAAACCCCGGCCCCGGCACCCCTCAAGCCTGCCGCGACCGCTCCGGTGGCCAAGACTGAAAGCGCCAGCCATTGGTACTGGCCGTTCGGCTCCGATGACAGCGCCGACAAGACCCCGGCCAAGCCAGAAGTAAAACCAGAGGTAAAACCTGAAGCCAAACCTGCCGCTGTGGCCAAAGCTGAGGCCGATGCAGGTGGCAAATGGTGGTGGCCGTTCGGCGGCAAAGAGCAAAGCACTGCCAAAGCCGTTCCGATGCCTGATCCTAAAGTTACCCAAGCCTGGCTCGACGACTACGAACCGCGCCTGCGCGAAGCGATCAAGGGCAGCAACCTGCAACTCGAGCGCCGTGAAAACGTATTGGTGGTTACCGCGCCAGTAGAAGGCTCGTTCAACCCTGACCGTCCGGCCATGCTGCTGCCGGTGACCCTCGGCCCGTTCACTCGCGTCGCGAAAATCCTTGAAGTTGATCCGAAAACTGCCGTGCTGGTTCTCGGCCACAGTGATACGTCGGGCTCCGCACCGGCCAACGTGAAACTGAGCCAGGAGCGTGCCCAGGCCGTTGCCGCGATTTTCCGCCTCAGCGGTTTGCAGCGTGATCGCCTGATGCTGCGCGGTATGGGTGGCGAAGCCCCGCGTGCTGCCAACGACAGCAATGAAGGCCGTGCCTTGAACCGTCGCGTCGAACTGCTGGTGACCCCGCAAAACACCATGGTCGCGTTGCTGAGCAAGTACAACATGCCGGCGCCGGCGCCAGTGAGCCAGGTCGCTGCCAAGGACATCAAGCCAGTGGCCACGCCGGTCACCCCTGCGCCAGCCGCGAAAAAAGCGGCTGTACCCGCCGCGAAAAAGGCCCCGGCCAAGAAAGCCGCCGCCAAGAAGGCGCCAGCTAAAACCGCGACTCCGGCGAAAAAGACTGCTCCGGCCAAAGCCGCTGCCGACTCGAAAAAAGTCACCGCCGCTGCCCCCGACGCCGACGCCACAAAGAAGTGA
- a CDS encoding colicin E3-like toxin immunity protein, with product MGLKVRLNWYDKETEIADGKEYSADLGDDGSIIEALGLMAESEIYDGGFDVLAAWIPEIQPLFNHQIDIAAFDYQIAFRYRKAW from the coding sequence ATGGGACTGAAAGTCAGATTGAACTGGTATGACAAGGAAACGGAAATAGCGGACGGAAAGGAATACTCGGCAGACCTTGGCGATGACGGTTCAATAATCGAAGCATTAGGTTTGATGGCGGAAAGCGAGATATACGACGGAGGATTTGATGTTTTAGCGGCTTGGATTCCTGAGATTCAGCCTCTGTTCAACCATCAAATTGATATTGCCGCTTTTGACTACCAGATTGCGTTTCGTTATCGGAAAGCATGGTGA
- a CDS encoding beta-galactosidase, with protein sequence MIRRSLRRSLPAVFALMFAAPLLAAPAGQQTLFNFVRPADVVQVATQDASLPQSNAEQTAEGEVLRRVTFNPVAQPTLRLTPQTGVWDWSQAGFMSLRIQSAMNWAVTLYVTIQSNDGKTLVSRVDLPAGPAQTLWVPLQPFTPLNLGLKAGPPMPITFEGQRVLLASSAGELERSQVVAVTLSMDQPKVAQSILLERFGVQDGDAVTQAAFGGLVDAYGQSTRAKWPEKVSSDEQLKSAAAKEHQQLKTWLAEREKSSLDKFGGWNKGPAFKASGFFRTEKRDGRWYLVTPEGHPFYSLGVNTVTPDVDQTYVAGREWMFESLPKPDEPLASHYGEGDNRGGNGVDQGRGYNAGRWYDFYGANLQRLYGAPCVVTSDTKAGVAEAAKADAVAATATVEKAAEQPVVPSTAESGVAEAAKTGAVEATAAIATEQTPAEPCKAVVDEQRWASHTLDRLQAWGFNTLGNWSAPALANADRVPYTLPLSIVGDYASISTGTDWWGGMPDPFDPRFAMATERAVAIAARDHRDDPWLIGYFADNELAWAGPGDDPKARYALAYGTLKMTTDVPAKRAFLKQLRDKYRNQAGLSKAWGIDLPAWELMEDPGFVPPLPSAEHPEIEADFKYFQKVFADTYFKTLSDSLKWHAPNQLLLGGRFAISTPEAVESCAQYCDVLSFNMYTLQPQDGYDFAKLRSLDKPVLITEFNFGSADRGPFWGGVTQLAKEEDRGSAYANFLKQAMSEPSIVGVHWFQYLDQPVTGRLLDGENGHFGLVGITDLPFQGFVDSVRKSNLQTVDQLGKEAEKAKAEADKAGQTAEGGRKGEAGKGAGQGAGHAGGHSGNGH encoded by the coding sequence ATGATTCGCCGTTCGCTGCGCCGTTCGTTACCTGCCGTTTTCGCTCTGATGTTCGCAGCCCCTTTGCTGGCGGCCCCTGCCGGCCAACAGACGCTGTTCAACTTTGTGCGCCCCGCCGACGTGGTCCAGGTGGCGACTCAGGACGCCAGTCTGCCGCAATCCAACGCCGAGCAAACGGCCGAAGGCGAAGTGCTGCGTCGGGTGACGTTCAACCCGGTGGCACAACCGACCTTGCGTCTGACCCCGCAGACTGGCGTCTGGGACTGGTCCCAGGCGGGCTTCATGAGTTTGCGGATTCAGAGCGCAATGAACTGGGCCGTGACCCTGTACGTGACAATCCAGAGCAACGACGGCAAGACACTGGTCAGCCGCGTCGACTTGCCGGCCGGCCCTGCGCAAACTTTATGGGTGCCGCTGCAGCCATTTACGCCATTGAACCTTGGCCTGAAAGCCGGCCCGCCGATGCCGATCACTTTTGAGGGGCAGCGCGTATTGCTGGCCAGCAGCGCCGGTGAGCTGGAGCGCAGCCAGGTGGTGGCGGTGACCTTGTCGATGGATCAGCCGAAAGTCGCGCAAAGCATTCTGCTTGAGCGCTTTGGCGTGCAGGACGGCGATGCGGTTACCCAAGCGGCTTTTGGCGGCCTTGTAGACGCTTACGGCCAGTCGACCCGGGCCAAATGGCCAGAGAAAGTCAGCAGCGACGAGCAACTGAAAAGCGCCGCCGCCAAGGAACATCAGCAACTGAAAACCTGGCTGGCCGAGCGCGAAAAGTCGTCCCTGGACAAGTTCGGTGGCTGGAACAAAGGCCCGGCATTCAAGGCCAGCGGGTTTTTCCGCACTGAGAAGCGCGACGGTCGCTGGTACCTGGTGACCCCGGAAGGCCATCCGTTCTATTCGCTCGGGGTCAACACCGTCACCCCGGACGTCGACCAGACCTACGTCGCGGGCCGCGAGTGGATGTTTGAATCCCTGCCCAAACCCGACGAGCCGCTGGCCAGCCACTATGGCGAAGGCGATAACCGTGGCGGCAACGGCGTCGATCAGGGCCGAGGCTACAATGCCGGTCGTTGGTACGACTTCTATGGCGCCAACTTGCAGCGTCTGTATGGCGCGCCGTGTGTGGTGACAAGCGACACTAAGGCCGGTGTCGCCGAAGCGGCCAAGGCTGACGCGGTTGCGGCAACGGCAACGGTGGAGAAGGCTGCTGAGCAACCTGTCGTTCCTTCGACGGCCGAATCCGGTGTCGCCGAAGCCGCCAAGACCGGCGCCGTTGAAGCGACCGCCGCCATAGCAACTGAGCAAACACCTGCCGAACCCTGCAAAGCGGTGGTTGATGAACAGCGCTGGGCCAGTCACACCCTTGATCGCCTGCAAGCCTGGGGCTTCAACACCCTCGGCAACTGGAGCGCCCCGGCGCTGGCCAACGCTGATCGCGTGCCGTACACCTTGCCGCTGTCGATCGTCGGCGATTACGCCAGCATCAGCACCGGCACCGACTGGTGGGGCGGCATGCCCGACCCGTTCGACCCACGATTCGCCATGGCCACCGAACGTGCCGTGGCCATTGCCGCGCGCGATCATCGCGATGATCCATGGCTGATCGGTTACTTCGCCGATAACGAACTGGCCTGGGCCGGCCCCGGCGACGACCCGAAAGCCCGTTACGCCTTGGCCTACGGCACCTTGAAAATGACCACCGACGTACCGGCCAAGCGCGCATTCCTCAAGCAATTGCGGGACAAATACCGCAATCAGGCGGGCCTATCCAAAGCCTGGGGCATTGATTTGCCGGCCTGGGAATTGATGGAAGACCCGGGCTTCGTGCCGCCGCTGCCAAGCGCCGAACACCCGGAAATCGAAGCCGACTTCAAATACTTCCAGAAGGTTTTCGCCGACACGTACTTCAAGACCCTCTCCGATTCGCTCAAGTGGCACGCGCCGAATCAGCTGTTGCTGGGTGGCCGGTTTGCCATCAGCACTCCGGAAGCGGTTGAGTCCTGCGCCCAGTATTGCGACGTGCTGAGCTTCAACATGTACACCCTGCAACCGCAGGACGGTTATGACTTCGCCAAGCTGCGCAGCCTGGACAAACCGGTGCTGATCACCGAGTTCAACTTCGGCTCCGCGGATCGCGGTCCGTTCTGGGGCGGCGTGACGCAATTGGCGAAGGAAGAGGACCGTGGGTCGGCTTACGCCAATTTCCTCAAACAGGCGATGAGCGAACCGTCGATCGTCGGCGTGCACTGGTTCCAATACCTTGACCAACCGGTTACCGGTCGTCTGCTGGATGGCGAGAACGGGCACTTCGGGCTGGTGGGCATTACCGATCTGCCGTTCCAGGGGTTCGTCGACAGCGTTCGCAAAAGCAATTTGCAGACCGTCGATCAGCTCGGTAAAGAGGCCGAGAAGGCCAAGGCTGAGGCGGATAAAGCCGGTCAAACAGCTGAGGGCGGCAGAAAAGGCGAGGCTGGCAAAGGCGCAGGGCAGGGCGCTGGCCATGCGGGTGGGCATTCCGGCAATGGCCATTAA
- a CDS encoding serine hydrolase domain-containing protein translates to MQIQGFYELKFEAVREAFAALFDDPQERGAALCIQIGGETVVDLWAGSADKDGTEAWHSDTIANLFSCTKTFTAVTALQLVAEGKLQLDAPVARYWPEFAAAGKESVTLRQLLCHQAGLPALRELLAPEALYDWQTMVDALAAEEPWWTPGVGHGYAAITYGWLVGELLRRADGRGPGESIVARVAKPLGLDFHVGLADQEFHRVAHIARGKGNVGDAAAQRLLQVTMREPTAMTTRAFTNPPSIMTSTNKPEWRRMQQPAANGHGNARSLAGFYAGLLDGSLLESEMLDEMTREHSLGEDKTLLTRTRFGLGCMLDQPDVPNATYGLGPRAFGHPGAGGSTGFADPEHDVAFGFVTNTLGPYVLMDPRAQKLVRALATCL, encoded by the coding sequence GTGCAGATTCAGGGTTTTTACGAGCTGAAGTTCGAAGCGGTGCGTGAGGCTTTCGCGGCGCTGTTCGACGATCCTCAGGAACGTGGCGCAGCGTTGTGCATCCAGATTGGCGGTGAAACCGTGGTCGACCTTTGGGCCGGTAGCGCTGACAAGGATGGCACCGAAGCCTGGCACAGCGACACCATCGCCAATCTGTTCTCCTGCACCAAGACCTTCACCGCTGTCACCGCCCTGCAACTGGTGGCCGAAGGCAAGCTGCAACTGGATGCCCCGGTTGCCCGCTACTGGCCCGAGTTCGCCGCCGCCGGTAAAGAGTCCGTGACCCTGCGTCAATTGCTCTGCCATCAGGCCGGTCTTCCGGCGCTGCGTGAGCTGCTGGCCCCGGAAGCCCTTTACGACTGGCAAACCATGGTTGACGCCCTGGCCGCCGAAGAACCGTGGTGGACGCCGGGCGTCGGTCACGGTTACGCCGCGATCACCTACGGCTGGCTGGTCGGTGAGTTGCTGCGTCGTGCCGACGGTCGTGGGCCGGGTGAGTCCATCGTGGCGCGGGTCGCAAAGCCTTTGGGGCTGGATTTTCACGTCGGCTTGGCGGACCAGGAGTTTCATCGCGTGGCGCACATCGCCCGTGGCAAGGGCAATGTCGGCGACGCCGCCGCCCAGCGCTTGCTGCAAGTGACGATGCGCGAGCCGACGGCCATGACCACGAGGGCGTTCACTAACCCTCCGTCGATCATGACCAGCACCAACAAACCCGAGTGGCGGCGCATGCAGCAACCCGCCGCCAATGGCCATGGCAATGCCCGCAGCCTGGCCGGGTTCTATGCCGGTCTGCTCGATGGCAGCTTGCTGGAAAGCGAAATGCTTGACGAAATGACGCGCGAGCACAGCCTCGGCGAGGACAAGACTTTACTGACCCGGACCCGTTTCGGCCTGGGTTGCATGCTCGATCAACCGGACGTCCCCAACGCCACCTACGGCCTCGGCCCTCGTGCGTTCGGTCATCCGGGTGCGGGCGGTTCCACCGGTTTTGCCGATCCGGAACACGATGTGGCCTTCGGCTTTGTGACAAATACCCTTGGGCCGTACGTCTTGATGGATCCGCGCGCACAAAAACTTGTGCGAGCACTGGCCACTTGTCTGTAA
- the pdxH gene encoding pyridoxamine 5'-phosphate oxidase has product MTQGLADMRRDYTRDGLTEAQAPAEPFALFHQWFADAVKTEQAPVEANAMTLATVDQDGRPHCRILLLKGLDEQGFTFFTNYDSAKGQHLAANPFAAMTFFWPALERQVRIEGRVVKVTPEESDAYFQVRPLGSRLGAWASPQSRVIADRAELEALLKNTEQRFSDTQPHCPEHWGGYRLLPERIEFWQGRSSRLHDRLNYRLQGADWILERLAP; this is encoded by the coding sequence ATGACCCAGGGCCTGGCTGATATGCGTCGCGACTACACCCGTGATGGCCTGACCGAGGCGCAAGCCCCGGCCGAGCCATTCGCGCTGTTCCACCAATGGTTCGCCGACGCGGTGAAAACCGAGCAGGCGCCGGTGGAAGCCAACGCCATGACCCTGGCCACCGTCGATCAGGACGGTCGGCCGCATTGCCGCATTCTGCTGCTCAAGGGGCTGGACGAGCAGGGTTTCACCTTCTTCACCAACTACGACAGCGCCAAGGGTCAGCATCTGGCCGCGAACCCGTTCGCGGCCATGACCTTTTTCTGGCCGGCCCTGGAGCGTCAGGTGCGCATCGAAGGGCGGGTGGTGAAGGTTACGCCTGAAGAGTCCGACGCCTACTTCCAGGTCCGGCCGCTGGGTAGTCGCCTCGGTGCCTGGGCTTCGCCCCAGAGCCGGGTGATCGCCGATCGTGCCGAGCTGGAAGCGCTGCTCAAGAACACCGAGCAACGTTTCAGCGACACGCAACCTCATTGCCCTGAGCATTGGGGCGGTTATCGTTTGTTACCGGAGCGCATCGAGTTCTGGCAGGGCCGTTCGAGCCGCCTGCACGATCGCCTCAACTATCGTTTGCAGGGCGCCGACTGGATTCTTGAACGTCTGGCACCTTAA
- a CDS encoding glycine zipper 2TM domain-containing protein, with protein sequence MRKSVLLVASFSTMAMLLTGCQSSLTGDSYSRDEARRVQTVRMGTIESLRPVKIEGTKTPIGGLAGAAVGGVGGSAIGGGRGSIVAAVIGAVAGGLIGSATEEGLTRAQGVEITVREDDGSMRAYVQQVQENEVFRVGERVRIATVDGTSRVSH encoded by the coding sequence ATGCGTAAGTCTGTTCTGCTGGTTGCTTCTTTTTCCACGATGGCGATGTTGCTCACTGGTTGCCAATCCAGTCTGACCGGTGACTCCTACTCCCGTGACGAAGCGCGTCGCGTGCAGACGGTTCGCATGGGCACTATCGAGTCCCTGCGACCGGTCAAAATCGAAGGCACCAAAACCCCGATCGGCGGCCTTGCCGGTGCGGCGGTGGGCGGTGTTGGCGGCAGCGCTATCGGTGGCGGTCGTGGCAGCATCGTTGCTGCGGTTATCGGCGCCGTCGCTGGCGGCCTGATCGGCTCGGCCACTGAAGAAGGCCTGACCCGCGCCCAAGGCGTCGAAATCACCGTTCGCGAAGACGACGGCAGCATGCGCGCCTACGTGCAACAGGTTCAGGAGAATGAAGTGTTCCGTGTTGGCGAGCGGGTGCGGATTGCTACTGTTGATGGGACTAGCCGCGTTTCGCACTAA
- a CDS encoding colicin E3/pyocin S6 family cytotoxin, with protein sequence MAGNKDIPRVQNPPSGDGHHVTHRFMTATELAERDARQNAHDAMLARQDAFERSREVVAKKHEAVRAGCVFAKSCKLPDAIIDYSNPSGMVPTDSLKDYGEVAWLGAREVDDAGLLNLETISGSTLSLGIGRLALSAPALAAPASAVGAAGATVLAAVVAAFWTPSLGDSALYTEDQLRALKQARTRVRLQVEQQADGSLKGYGFYTGKNRDWEMVDVVQFALRGSQQVADLGDGVELIWTPAVDGSDILGIPALEAAPQAPHIWVYPPTKAADSIIVNPAYPPEYKDFILVFPSGSGVLPVYIVVSVSGRKLPNPDHDYHSAPETEEITGFSGLSEAKKKTPRQGGGGLRERWIDAKGRTIYEWDSLHGELEAYRASDGSHLGSFDHKTGEQIDPPKKNRSIKKYL encoded by the coding sequence GTGGCTGGCAATAAGGACATTCCCCGGGTTCAGAACCCACCGTCAGGCGACGGGCATCACGTCACTCACCGCTTCATGACGGCCACCGAACTGGCCGAGCGGGATGCCAGACAAAACGCTCACGACGCCATGCTCGCGAGACAAGACGCCTTCGAACGGAGTCGTGAGGTTGTAGCGAAAAAGCACGAAGCCGTTCGCGCAGGATGCGTATTCGCCAAGTCCTGCAAGCTTCCCGACGCCATCATCGATTACTCGAATCCTTCGGGGATGGTGCCTACCGACAGCCTCAAGGACTACGGAGAAGTCGCCTGGCTCGGGGCTCGTGAGGTAGACGATGCCGGGCTGCTGAATCTTGAAACCATCAGTGGAAGCACCCTCTCGCTCGGCATTGGCCGCCTTGCACTCAGCGCGCCGGCTCTCGCCGCTCCGGCCTCAGCAGTCGGTGCTGCTGGAGCCACCGTATTGGCCGCAGTGGTTGCAGCGTTCTGGACGCCCAGCTTGGGCGACAGCGCGCTCTACACCGAAGACCAGTTGCGCGCCCTGAAACAGGCCAGAACCCGCGTTCGTCTACAGGTAGAGCAACAAGCTGACGGCAGTCTCAAAGGCTATGGGTTTTACACCGGCAAGAACCGCGATTGGGAAATGGTTGATGTCGTGCAGTTCGCATTACGCGGCAGTCAGCAGGTGGCGGATCTAGGGGATGGCGTTGAGCTGATCTGGACACCGGCTGTGGATGGTTCCGACATCCTCGGGATTCCCGCGCTGGAGGCTGCGCCGCAAGCGCCGCATATTTGGGTTTACCCGCCGACGAAAGCGGCTGACAGCATTATCGTGAACCCGGCGTATCCGCCTGAGTACAAGGATTTCATTCTTGTGTTTCCGTCGGGTTCGGGGGTGTTGCCGGTTTATATTGTGGTGAGCGTTTCTGGAAGAAAACTTCCTAACCCCGATCACGACTATCACTCCGCGCCCGAAACAGAAGAAATTACCGGATTTTCAGGCTTGAGCGAGGCGAAGAAGAAAACCCCACGACAAGGGGGCGGTGGCCTTCGAGAACGTTGGATTGATGCCAAAGGTCGAACCATTTATGAATGGGACTCTTTGCATGGGGAGCTAGAAGCCTATCGTGCAAGCGATGGAAGTCATCTAGGCTCGTTCGATCACAAAACAGGTGAGCAAATAGATCCACCTAAGAAAAACCGCAGCATTAAAAAGTACTTGTGA
- the dinG gene encoding ATP-dependent DNA helicase DinG — MISTELKTTIQGAYSRFLEAKSLKPRYGQRLMIAEIAKVLGDIDTDDEGRRSGDPAIVAVEAGTGTGKTVAYSLAAIPTAKAAGKRLVIATATVALQEQIVYKDLPDLMRNSGLNFSFALAKGRGRYMCLSKLDMLLQEGHAQTATAQLFEEEGFKIEVDEASQKLFTSMIEKLAGNKWDGDRDSWSTALEDADWARLTTDHSQCTNRHCPNFGQCAFYKAREGMGKVDVIVTNHDMVLADLALGGGAVLPDPRDTIYVFDEGHHLPDKAIGHFAHYTRLRSTADWLETTAKNLTKLLAQHPLPGDLGKLIEQVPELAREIKTQQQFMFTACEQVADFKPGEDVEGRERPRHRFVGGVVPEHMREMGIELKKGFARLTDVFTRLTELLKEGMDGEVNIGIASNQAEEWYPLFGSLLSRSSGNWELWGAFTAEDPEDNPPMARWLTLAESGSLFDIEVNASPILAAEMLRRNLWNVAYGALVTSATLTALGTFDRFRMRAGLPKKAVTAVVPSPFHHADAGVLRVPDLKADPRDAPAHTAAIIRDLPALVEGSRGTLVLFSSRKQMQDVFDGLDRDWRKQVFIQGNLSKQETLNKHKARVDGGDSSVLFGLASFAEGVDLPGAYCEHVVIAKIPFSVPDDPVEAALAEWIEARGGNPFMEISVPDASLKLVQACGRLLRTEEDRGTITLLDRRLVTQRYGKAILNALPPFRREIS, encoded by the coding sequence ATGATCAGCACCGAACTCAAAACCACGATCCAGGGCGCCTACTCGCGTTTTCTAGAAGCCAAGAGCCTCAAGCCGCGCTACGGCCAACGCCTGATGATCGCCGAAATTGCCAAGGTCCTCGGTGACATCGACACCGACGACGAAGGCCGGCGCAGTGGCGACCCCGCGATTGTCGCGGTGGAAGCCGGCACTGGTACCGGCAAAACCGTGGCCTACAGCCTGGCCGCCATTCCCACTGCCAAGGCCGCCGGCAAACGTCTGGTGATTGCCACGGCCACCGTGGCCCTGCAAGAGCAGATCGTCTACAAGGATTTGCCCGACCTGATGCGCAACAGCGGGCTGAATTTCAGCTTTGCCCTGGCCAAGGGGCGCGGGCGCTACATGTGCCTGTCCAAGCTCGACATGTTGCTCCAGGAAGGTCACGCGCAAACCGCCACGGCGCAGCTGTTTGAAGAAGAAGGTTTCAAGATCGAAGTCGACGAGGCCAGTCAGAAGCTGTTCACCAGCATGATCGAGAAACTCGCCGGCAATAAGTGGGACGGCGACCGCGACAGTTGGTCCACCGCACTGGAAGATGCCGACTGGGCGCGGTTGACCACTGATCACAGCCAATGCACCAATCGCCATTGCCCGAACTTCGGTCAGTGCGCCTTCTACAAGGCCCGCGAAGGCATGGGCAAGGTCGACGTGATCGTCACCAACCACGACATGGTCCTGGCCGACCTGGCGCTGGGCGGCGGCGCCGTGCTGCCGGACCCGCGTGACACCATCTACGTGTTCGACGAAGGCCACCACCTGCCGGACAAGGCCATCGGCCATTTCGCCCATTACACGCGTCTGCGTTCCACCGCCGACTGGCTGGAAACCACCGCCAAGAACCTCACCAAGTTGCTGGCCCAGCACCCGCTGCCGGGCGATCTGGGCAAGTTGATCGAACAAGTGCCGGAACTGGCACGGGAGATCAAAACCCAGCAGCAATTCATGTTCACCGCCTGCGAGCAGGTCGCCGATTTCAAACCCGGCGAAGACGTTGAAGGTCGCGAGCGGCCGCGTCATCGCTTTGTCGGTGGGGTCGTTCCCGAGCACATGCGCGAAATGGGCATCGAGCTGAAGAAGGGCTTTGCCCGTCTGACCGATGTCTTTACCCGACTGACCGAACTGCTCAAGGAAGGCATGGACGGCGAGGTCAACATCGGCATCGCCAGCAACCAGGCCGAAGAGTGGTACCCGCTGTTCGGTAGCCTGTTGTCCCGCTCTTCGGGCAACTGGGAATTGTGGGGCGCTTTCACCGCTGAAGACCCGGAAGACAATCCGCCGATGGCCCGCTGGCTGACCCTGGCCGAAAGCGGTTCGCTGTTCGACATCGAGGTCAACGCCAGCCCGATTCTCGCGGCAGAAATGCTCCGTCGCAATTTGTGGAACGTGGCCTACGGCGCTCTGGTGACCTCCGCCACCCTGACCGCGCTCGGTACCTTCGACCGCTTCCGCATGCGCGCCGGCTTGCCGAAAAAAGCCGTGACCGCAGTGGTTCCAAGCCCGTTTCATCATGCTGATGCTGGCGTGCTGCGAGTGCCGGACCTGAAGGCCGATCCGCGTGATGCGCCGGCCCACACTGCAGCGATCATCCGTGACTTGCCAGCCTTGGTGGAAGGTTCGCGCGGTACCCTGGTGCTGTTCTCTTCGCGCAAACAGATGCAGGACGTGTTCGACGGCCTTGACCGCGACTGGCGCAAGCAAGTGTTCATTCAAGGCAACCTGTCGAAACAGGAAACCCTGAACAAGCACAAGGCGCGGGTCGATGGCGGCGATTCCAGCGTGTTGTTCGGCCTGGCGAGTTTCGCCGAAGGGGTCGACTTGCCTGGTGCGTACTGCGAACACGTGGTGATCGCGAAGATTCCATTCTCGGTGCCCGATGATCCGGTCGAAGCGGCCCTGGCCGAGTGGATCGAGGCTCGGGGTGGTAATCCGTTCATGGAAATCTCGGTACCGGATGCTTCGCTGAAGCTGGTCCAGGCCTGCGGTCGCTTGCTGCGCACCGAAGAAGACCGCGGCACCATCACCTTGCTCGATCGACGTCTGGTGACCCAGCGTTATGGCAAAGCGATCCTCAATGCGTTGCCACCCTTCCGTCGTGAAATTTCCTGA
- a CDS encoding CopD family protein: protein MIPFGLVYTLHVLSALVWVGGMFFAWMVLRPAAMKALEGPARLKLWVEVFQGFFRWVWVAVVLLPVSGVGMIHLQYSGFEAAPRYVQVMMGLYVVMTALFIRIQALLLPELRTAVAAQDWPTGAATLGKIRKLVGINLIVGLVLVAIAAARPMF from the coding sequence ATGATACCTTTTGGCCTTGTTTATACCCTGCATGTACTGTCAGCCCTGGTGTGGGTTGGCGGCATGTTTTTCGCGTGGATGGTCTTGCGCCCCGCGGCGATGAAGGCTTTGGAAGGCCCTGCCCGTTTGAAGCTGTGGGTAGAAGTGTTTCAAGGTTTTTTCCGCTGGGTCTGGGTCGCGGTGGTGCTGTTGCCAGTCAGCGGTGTGGGCATGATTCATTTGCAGTACAGCGGTTTTGAAGCGGCGCCGCGGTATGTGCAGGTGATGATGGGGTTGTACGTGGTGATGACGGCGCTGTTTATCCGGATTCAGGCGTTGTTGTTGCCAGAGTTGCGCACGGCGGTGGCGGCGCAGGATTGGCCGACCGGGGCTGCTACGCTTGGGAAAATTCGCAAGTTGGTGGGGATTAATCTGATTGTCGGGTTGGTGCTGGTGGCGATTGCTGCGGCTCGCCCGATGTTCTAA